A genomic segment from Mastomys coucha isolate ucsf_1 unplaced genomic scaffold, UCSF_Mcou_1 pScaffold7, whole genome shotgun sequence encodes:
- the LOC116081494 gene encoding uncharacterized protein LOC116081494, whose protein sequence is MSPPGLHHPSSGGSVQRSGEEDEAYLFHNSERVCSNAQKQMLLRTGEALGLGDSKPRASRLPGTLEVPPATPLPDTRPALRSTRKHSRGPRPFRETCSWGNERPPRSPALTYLAVVSAAQVREDRQGTSGAAPRRACRTRMALDPDGDRTELGAEVAPSQSQVPHTASRLPSAACSSLLRGSAPPPPPNSREQPVEEEMRLTGSPLKWSLESQAKDKCCNRCHYEGRCTIVR, encoded by the exons ATGAGTCCCCCTGGACTGCACCATCCATCCTCAGGAGGCTCTGTCCAACGCTCAGGCGAGGAGGATGAGGCTTATCTTTTCCACAACTCAGAGAGGGTCTGCAGCAACGCGCAAAAGCAAATGCTACTGAGGACCGGAGAAGCCTTGGGT CTAGGTGACAGCAAGCCGCGCGCTTCTCGACTTCCGGGTACGCTTGAAGTCCCGCCCGCCACTCCGCTTCCGGATACGCGCCCCGCCCTCCGGTCCACGCGCAAACACTCGCGCGGCCCCCGCCCCTTCCGGGAAACCTGCTCCTGGGGAAACGAGCGGCCGCCCCGGTCCCCGGCACTGACTTACCTCGCAGTCGTTTCCGCGGCGCAGGTGAGGGAGGACCGGCAGGGGACGTCAGGCGCTGCGCCTCGCCGTGCCTGCCGGACCAGGATGGCCCTGGACCCTGACGGGGACCGGACGGAGCTCGGTGCTGAAGTGGCGCCCAGCCAGTCCCAGGTTCCCCACACTGCCTCCCGCCTCCCTTCCGCCGCGTGCAGCTCGCTCCTTCGCGGgtccgcgccgccgccgccgccgaacTCACGGGAG CAGCCTGTCGAAGAAGAAATGCGATTAACTGGTAGCCCTCTGAAATGGTCATTGGAATCCCAAGCGAAAGATAAGTGTTGCAACAGGTGTCATTATGAAGGAAGGTGCACGATAGTACGCTGA